One window of the Runella slithyformis DSM 19594 genome contains the following:
- the lon gene encoding endopeptidase La: MNLDPNELYTRLMLADSDLDSLEILPLGSPDNDDEPIEMPEELPILPLRNTVLFPGMVIPVTVGRQKSIRLVKKAYKGDRIIGVIAQQNQDKAEPTSSDLFGIGTMGYIIKMITLPDGNTTIILQGRQRFRVKDYVREDPYMIAQVSAIEDYFPNQNKKESKALIQSLRDSAHKILRLNPDIPQEARIALDNIESPTFLTHFLSSNLNADVSDKQELLEKPTIPEQATKLLELMMREIQMLELKRDIQSKASSDIDQQQRDYFLRQQIKVLQDELGMETPERELEDIRLRAAKKKWPEAVKKHFEKESQKLQRINPMAPDYPVTLNYLELMVDLPWGEFTKDNFDLKRAQKVLDTDHFGLEKVKERIIEYLAVLKLKNSLKAPILCLYGPPGVGKTSLGKSIAKALGRKYIRMALGGLHDEAEIRGHRKTYIGAMPGKVIQNIRKSGSSNPVFILDEIDKVGSDFRGDPASALLEVLDPEQNNAFSDNYLEVEYDLSKVLFVATANSLETIHPALRDRMEIIELTGYTVEEKLQIAKKYLIPKQRKDHGLETKAFSVDDKAVLKIIEHYTRESGVRNLEQKIGALVRKVAKSIALEEEYAKPIKTEHIEKLLGAEIFDKDLYQDNDTAGVVTGLAWTSVGGEILFIESSLSRGKGGLTLSGQLGDVMKESAVTALSYLKAHSDALDIDYRVFNHYDLHIHIPAGAVPKDGPSAGITMLTSIASIFTQRRVKPQLAMTGEITLRGKVLPVGGIKEKILAAARAGVTEIIMCHKNRKDVEEINGNYVKTLKFHYVENVDEVLAIALLPEKVKKSTPFIFPDDTKKQSIPENVN, translated from the coding sequence ATGAATCTCGACCCAAACGAACTATATACCCGATTAATGTTAGCCGATTCTGATTTAGACAGTCTTGAAATATTGCCCCTTGGCAGCCCGGACAATGATGACGAACCTATCGAAATGCCGGAAGAATTACCGATTCTACCCCTACGCAATACCGTATTGTTTCCGGGAATGGTCATTCCTGTGACCGTTGGCCGTCAGAAATCCATTCGGTTAGTTAAAAAAGCCTATAAAGGTGACCGTATTATTGGTGTGATTGCCCAACAAAATCAAGACAAAGCCGAGCCTACCAGCAGCGATCTGTTTGGCATCGGCACCATGGGATACATCATTAAAATGATCACCCTTCCGGATGGCAATACAACCATTATTTTGCAGGGGCGTCAGCGTTTTCGCGTCAAAGACTATGTACGCGAAGACCCTTATATGATCGCTCAGGTAAGTGCCATCGAAGATTATTTCCCTAATCAAAACAAAAAAGAATCCAAGGCCCTCATTCAATCGCTGCGCGATTCAGCCCATAAGATATTACGACTCAACCCCGATATTCCGCAGGAAGCCCGCATTGCGTTGGATAACATTGAAAGTCCGACCTTTTTGACACACTTTTTATCCTCCAACCTCAACGCTGACGTATCTGATAAACAGGAATTGCTCGAAAAACCAACGATTCCTGAACAGGCTACCAAGTTGTTGGAATTAATGATGCGGGAAATTCAAATGCTGGAACTCAAGCGCGATATTCAGTCGAAGGCCAGTTCAGACATCGACCAACAACAACGCGATTATTTTTTACGTCAACAAATAAAGGTGCTGCAGGACGAGCTTGGGATGGAGACACCCGAGCGTGAACTGGAAGATATACGCCTCCGGGCCGCTAAGAAAAAATGGCCTGAAGCCGTAAAAAAGCATTTTGAGAAAGAATCTCAAAAACTACAGCGTATCAACCCAATGGCCCCCGATTATCCAGTTACGCTCAATTATCTTGAGTTGATGGTCGATTTGCCCTGGGGAGAATTTACTAAGGATAACTTTGACCTCAAACGAGCGCAAAAAGTACTGGATACCGACCACTTCGGCCTGGAAAAGGTCAAGGAGCGTATCATTGAATACCTGGCCGTTCTGAAGTTAAAAAACAGCCTTAAAGCACCAATCCTTTGCCTTTATGGCCCTCCAGGAGTAGGAAAAACCTCTCTGGGAAAATCTATCGCCAAAGCGCTCGGCCGGAAGTACATCCGAATGGCGTTGGGCGGATTGCACGATGAGGCCGAAATTCGCGGCCACCGTAAAACTTACATCGGCGCCATGCCGGGGAAAGTCATTCAAAACATCAGGAAATCAGGCTCCTCCAACCCGGTCTTTATTCTGGACGAAATTGACAAAGTAGGCTCTGATTTCAGAGGCGACCCGGCATCGGCCCTGCTTGAGGTACTTGACCCGGAACAAAACAATGCGTTTTCTGACAATTACCTGGAAGTGGAATATGACCTTTCGAAGGTACTGTTTGTAGCAACCGCCAATTCACTCGAAACCATTCACCCCGCCCTGCGCGACCGGATGGAAATCATTGAATTGACGGGCTACACCGTAGAGGAGAAATTACAGATTGCCAAAAAATACTTAATTCCTAAACAACGCAAAGACCACGGTTTGGAAACCAAAGCTTTCAGCGTTGATGATAAGGCTGTTCTTAAAATCATTGAGCATTACACCCGTGAATCAGGGGTGCGTAATTTAGAGCAAAAAATCGGGGCATTGGTACGTAAAGTAGCGAAGTCCATCGCTCTGGAAGAAGAGTATGCCAAACCCATCAAGACTGAACACATTGAAAAACTGCTGGGTGCCGAAATCTTTGACAAAGACCTCTATCAAGACAACGACACCGCCGGCGTAGTGACGGGCTTGGCCTGGACCTCCGTAGGGGGAGAGATTCTGTTTATTGAATCCAGTCTGAGTCGCGGCAAAGGAGGCTTAACGCTTTCGGGTCAATTGGGAGATGTCATGAAAGAATCGGCGGTCACCGCTCTCTCCTACCTTAAAGCCCACTCTGACGCGTTGGATATTGACTATCGGGTATTCAACCATTACGATCTGCACATTCATATTCCCGCCGGAGCTGTTCCCAAAGATGGTCCGTCGGCAGGAATCACAATGTTGACTTCCATTGCTTCTATCTTTACACAGCGTCGAGTTAAGCCTCAGCTTGCCATGACGGGGGAGATCACGCTGCGCGGTAAGGTTTTGCCGGTAGGCGGCATCAAAGAGAAAATTCTGGCGGCCGCCCGTGCCGGGGTGACCGAGATCATCATGTGTCACAAAAACCGTAAGGATGTAGAAGAGATCAACGGTAACTACGTAAAAACCTTAAAGTTTCACTACGTCGAAAATGTAGACGAAGTACTTGCCATTGCGTTATTGCCCGAAAAAGTAAAGAAATCAACGCCTTTCATTTTTCCGGACGATACCAAAAAGCAGTCGATTCCGGAGAACGTCAACTGA
- a CDS encoding pyridoxal phosphate-dependent aminotransferase yields the protein MQILKSKRLEHLRYDIRGPVYEKALELESQGYKIFNLNIGNPAPFGFDAPDEIIHDIILNIRNAQGYVDSRGLFAARKAVMHYTQTQGIKGVDINDVYIGNGVSELIVMSMQALLNEGDEILVPSPDYPLWTTSVALSGGKPVHYICDEQSDWNPDLDDLESKITPRTKGIVMINPNNPTGAVYDKDIVRRVAEIAERHRLILFSDEIYDKILYDGAVHYPVATMVQDTLCVTFGGLSKNYRSAGFRGGWLILSGAKHKAKSYIEGLTFLASMRLCANVPTQYAIQTALGGYQSIQDLVLPTGRLHKQMNLIYDRLTAIPGISCVKPKGSLYVFPRIDLRKFDFKNDEEFVFQLLAEQKVLVVSGTGFNYIKPDHFRIVTLPSVDELTIAMNRIEQFLNNARVHAETAVEEYLV from the coding sequence ATGCAAATCCTGAAAAGCAAACGCCTTGAACATCTGCGGTATGATATCCGAGGCCCCGTGTACGAAAAAGCCCTGGAATTGGAAAGCCAAGGATACAAGATCTTCAACCTGAATATCGGGAATCCTGCCCCCTTTGGCTTTGATGCTCCTGATGAGATCATTCACGACATCATCCTTAACATTCGCAATGCGCAGGGGTATGTAGATTCAAGAGGATTATTTGCGGCGCGGAAAGCGGTCATGCACTATACCCAAACACAGGGCATCAAGGGCGTGGATATCAATGATGTATACATTGGCAATGGCGTGAGTGAGTTGATCGTCATGTCGATGCAGGCATTGCTCAACGAGGGAGACGAAATTCTGGTACCCTCTCCCGATTATCCGCTTTGGACCACCTCAGTGGCGCTAAGCGGCGGCAAACCTGTTCATTACATATGCGACGAGCAAAGTGACTGGAATCCCGATCTGGACGATCTGGAAAGCAAAATTACGCCGCGAACCAAAGGGATCGTGATGATCAATCCCAACAATCCAACGGGAGCTGTATACGATAAAGATATTGTGCGTCGCGTGGCTGAAATTGCGGAAAGACATCGGCTGATTCTTTTTTCAGATGAGATATATGATAAAATCCTGTACGACGGTGCCGTTCATTATCCCGTAGCGACCATGGTGCAGGATACCCTGTGTGTTACGTTTGGCGGACTCTCCAAAAACTACCGTTCGGCGGGTTTTCGAGGTGGTTGGTTGATTTTGAGCGGTGCAAAACACAAAGCTAAATCCTACATTGAAGGACTGACTTTTTTAGCAAGTATGCGTTTATGTGCCAATGTTCCTACCCAATACGCCATTCAAACGGCGTTGGGCGGTTACCAAAGCATTCAGGACCTGGTATTGCCAACGGGGCGTTTACACAAGCAGATGAACCTCATCTATGATCGTTTGACGGCCATTCCGGGCATCAGTTGCGTAAAACCCAAGGGCTCATTGTACGTTTTCCCTCGCATAGATCTTCGTAAGTTTGACTTTAAGAATGACGAAGAATTTGTTTTTCAATTATTGGCTGAACAAAAAGTATTGGTCGTTTCCGGAACAGGCTTCAACTATATCAAGCCGGACCATTTCCGTATCGTCACATTGCCCAGCGTGGACGAGTTGACCATTGCGATGAATAGAATTGAACAGTTCCTGAACAATGCCCGAGTCCATGCCGAAACCGCGGTGGAAGAGTATTTGGTATAG
- a CDS encoding DUF4290 domain-containing protein, translating to MKEYGSNVQKLADYLVDLQDREKRTLYAHILVELMRQIHPNMRDGQDYSQKLWDDLYIMTNFKLDVESPFAPPSPEAVGKKPLRVPYNQSNIRYKQYGKNLLLLVQKAIDCQDKDEKLAFISYLIRQMRTFYNTWNKDNPDDNIVFTQLDEVSGGRLKEELAYLRQNGLVESTPRDKGTNVERYQRNLQSNRGGFNSTNNNRERSNTPPNNRNTNANPNGNNNNRNRDRDRDRDKFRSNKNNRRR from the coding sequence TTGAAAGAATACGGAAGTAACGTCCAAAAATTAGCTGATTACCTTGTTGATCTGCAAGACCGTGAAAAGCGCACCCTCTACGCGCACATTTTGGTCGAATTGATGCGGCAAATACACCCAAATATGCGTGATGGTCAGGATTATTCCCAAAAACTGTGGGATGATCTGTACATTATGACCAACTTTAAGTTGGATGTAGAAAGTCCTTTTGCGCCTCCCTCGCCCGAAGCCGTGGGCAAAAAACCGCTGCGGGTTCCCTATAACCAGTCGAATATTCGCTATAAACAGTACGGAAAAAACTTGCTTTTGCTGGTACAAAAAGCCATTGACTGTCAGGATAAAGACGAAAAATTAGCGTTTATTTCGTATCTGATTCGTCAGATGCGTACGTTCTATAATACCTGGAACAAAGATAATCCCGATGATAATATTGTATTTACGCAATTGGACGAAGTATCGGGCGGGCGTTTAAAAGAAGAATTGGCCTATTTGCGCCAGAATGGATTGGTAGAATCTACTCCTCGAGATAAAGGAACGAACGTGGAGCGGTATCAGCGCAATCTTCAAAGTAATCGCGGTGGTTTTAACAGTACTAACAATAACCGCGAACGAAGCAATACCCCCCCCAACAACCGGAATACGAACGCTAATCCTAACGGCAATAATAATAATCGAAACCGTGATCGCGATCGTGACCGCGATAAGTTCAGAAGTAACAAGAACAACCGGCGCCGATAA